Proteins encoded by one window of Simiduia curdlanivorans:
- the rho gene encoding transcription termination factor Rho — protein MNLTDLKTKSTEVLLELAKGMGLENLARSRKQDIIFNILKRHAKGGEDIYGDGVLEILQDGFGFLRSAEGSYLAGPDDIYVSPSQIRRFNLRTGDNISGKIRPPKEGERYFALLKVNEINFDKPESSRNKILFENLTPLFPNDRLVLEAGNGSTEDLTGRIIDLIAPIGKGQRGLIVAPPKAGKTIMMQNIAQAITRNNPECHLIVLLIDERPEEVTEMQRSVRGEVVASTFDEPPSRHVQVAEMVIERAKRLVEHKKDVVILLDSITRLARAYNTVIPSSGKVLTGGVDAHALEKPKRFFGAARNIEEGGSLTIVATTLVDTGSKMDEVIYEEFKGTGNQELHLDRKIAEKRVYPAINIRRSGTRREDLLMKEDEMQRVWILRKLLHDMEDLSATEFLTDKLKDFKSNNEFFMSMKRK, from the coding sequence ATGAATTTAACCGACCTAAAAACAAAATCTACTGAAGTACTCCTCGAGCTAGCCAAAGGCATGGGCCTAGAAAATCTGGCCCGCTCACGCAAACAAGACATCATTTTTAATATCTTAAAGCGCCACGCAAAAGGCGGTGAAGATATCTATGGCGACGGTGTGCTTGAGATACTTCAAGACGGTTTTGGTTTTTTACGCTCGGCCGAAGGCTCTTACCTCGCCGGCCCCGATGACATCTACGTGTCACCGAGCCAGATTCGACGCTTTAACTTGCGCACCGGCGATAATATCTCCGGCAAAATTCGTCCACCAAAAGAAGGCGAGCGCTACTTTGCCCTGTTAAAAGTTAATGAAATTAATTTCGACAAACCCGAAAGTTCGCGCAATAAAATACTGTTTGAAAACTTGACACCACTGTTCCCCAATGACCGATTGGTGTTAGAAGCCGGCAATGGTTCCACCGAGGATTTGACCGGTCGCATTATCGATTTGATTGCACCAATCGGCAAAGGCCAACGCGGCCTAATTGTCGCTCCGCCAAAAGCCGGTAAAACCATCATGATGCAAAATATTGCGCAGGCCATTACGCGCAATAACCCAGAGTGTCATCTCATTGTGCTGTTGATTGATGAGCGCCCGGAAGAAGTGACCGAAATGCAGCGCTCAGTGCGCGGCGAAGTGGTCGCCTCAACCTTCGATGAGCCGCCTTCGCGCCACGTACAGGTTGCCGAGATGGTGATCGAGCGCGCTAAGCGTTTAGTCGAGCACAAAAAAGACGTGGTGATCCTACTCGACTCCATTACCCGCTTAGCGCGCGCTTACAACACGGTTATTCCATCGTCCGGCAAGGTGTTAACTGGTGGTGTGGATGCTCACGCACTGGAGAAACCCAAGCGCTTCTTCGGCGCCGCGCGCAACATCGAAGAGGGCGGTAGCTTAACCATCGTCGCCACTACCCTAGTAGACACAGGTTCAAAGATGGACGAAGTGATCTACGAAGAATTTAAGGGTACCGGCAACCAGGAATTGCATTTAGATCGCAAGATCGCTGAAAAGCGCGTCTACCCAGCCATCAACATTCGCCGCTCGGGCACGCGCCGCGAAGATTTACTGATGAAAGAAGACGAAATGCAGCGGGTTTGGATTCTGCGTAAATTACTGCACGACATGGAAGACTTGTCGGCAACTGAATTCCTCACCGACAAACTGAAAGATTTCAAGAGCAATAATGAATTTTTCATGTCGATGAAACGAAAATAA
- a CDS encoding mechanosensitive ion channel family protein, translated as MEWLDKIESMAITYGPKLITALLVLWIGWKLIGFATKMLDKALEKSQTEITLRKFLGSLIGSILKVMLVISVASMAGIQTTSFIAVLGAAGLAVGLALQGSLSNFAGGVLILLFKPFKAGDFIEAQGIAGVVKDIQIFTTRIVTGDNKMIFIPNGPLANGNITNYSAQTHRRVDLLFGIGYGDSIDKARETINKVIAANDKIIKDDETRQPLVVISALADSSVNFTVRVWTTTENYWAVYFAMQENVKKAFDADGISIPFPQRDVHLHQAS; from the coding sequence ATGGAATGGTTAGACAAAATTGAATCGATGGCAATAACCTATGGCCCCAAGCTGATCACGGCACTACTAGTGCTTTGGATTGGCTGGAAACTCATCGGCTTCGCCACCAAAATGCTCGACAAAGCGTTAGAAAAAAGTCAGACAGAAATTACGCTGCGCAAGTTTTTAGGCAGCTTGATCGGCTCCATTTTAAAAGTCATGCTCGTGATCAGTGTCGCGTCCATGGCTGGCATTCAAACCACCTCATTTATCGCCGTACTCGGTGCCGCCGGCCTTGCCGTGGGCCTAGCGTTGCAAGGCAGCCTGTCGAACTTCGCTGGCGGGGTCTTGATTCTGTTGTTCAAGCCGTTTAAGGCTGGCGATTTTATTGAAGCCCAAGGTATTGCCGGGGTAGTCAAAGATATCCAGATTTTCACCACGCGCATCGTCACCGGTGACAATAAGATGATCTTTATCCCCAACGGCCCACTCGCCAACGGCAACATTACCAACTACTCAGCGCAAACTCATCGCCGCGTCGATTTGCTGTTTGGTATCGGCTATGGCGACAGCATCGACAAAGCCCGCGAGACCATCAACAAAGTCATTGCAGCGAACGATAAGATCATCAAAGACGACGAAACCAGACAACCGTTGGTGGTAATTTCTGCACTCGCAGACAGCTCGGTGAATTTCACCGTGAGAGTCTGGACCACGACGGAAAATTACTGGGCTGTGTACTTCGCCATGCAAGAAAATGTGAAGAAAGCCTTCGATGCCGATGGCATTAGCATCCCCTTCCCGCAACGGGATGTTCACCTTCACCAAGCTTCTTAA
- the ubiD gene encoding 4-hydroxy-3-polyprenylbenzoate decarboxylase — MKYTDLRDFIAQLEQRGQLIRISHPVNPHLEMTEICDRTLRAGGPALLFENPIGFNMPVLANLFGTPERVALGMGEEKVESLREVGKMLAFLKEPEPPQGFKDAWDKLPIFKQVLNLAPKIVSKAACQAVQFSGADVDLHKLPIQTCWPGDAAPLVTWPLVITRGPEKTRQNLGIYRMQLIGKNKLIMRWLSHRGGALDFREWCAANPGKKFPVAVALGADPATILGAVTPVPDNLSEYAFAGLLRGDKTQVINCATNDLQVPASAEIILEGTIDPSELADEGPYGDHTGYYNEVDKFPVFTVEHMSWRKDPIYHSTYTGRPPDEPSVLGAALNEVFVPILQKQFPEIVDFYLPPEGCSYRLAVVTIKKQYPGHAKRVMMAVWSFLRQFMYTKFVIVTDDDVNARDWNDVIWAITTRMDPARDTVLVENTPIDYLDFASPVSGLGSKMGLDATNKWPGETEREWGEPIKRDPAVVKHIDEIWDQLGIVLNDQ, encoded by the coding sequence ATGAAATATACCGACCTTCGCGACTTCATCGCCCAGCTTGAGCAGCGCGGCCAACTCATTCGAATTAGCCATCCGGTTAATCCTCATCTAGAAATGACCGAGATCTGCGATCGCACCTTGCGCGCGGGCGGCCCTGCACTTTTATTTGAAAACCCTATTGGTTTTAATATGCCGGTACTGGCCAATTTATTTGGCACGCCCGAGCGGGTCGCGCTGGGCATGGGCGAGGAGAAAGTCGAAAGCCTGCGCGAAGTGGGTAAAATGCTCGCCTTTTTAAAAGAACCGGAGCCGCCACAGGGCTTCAAAGACGCTTGGGATAAATTACCAATATTTAAACAAGTGCTCAACTTAGCGCCCAAGATTGTGAGCAAGGCCGCCTGCCAAGCCGTGCAATTTTCCGGCGCCGATGTGGATTTGCACAAGCTACCTATTCAAACCTGCTGGCCTGGCGACGCAGCACCGCTGGTGACTTGGCCCTTAGTCATCACTCGCGGGCCAGAAAAAACCCGGCAGAACTTAGGCATTTACCGTATGCAATTAATCGGTAAAAATAAATTGATCATGCGCTGGCTATCGCACCGCGGCGGCGCCTTGGATTTTCGCGAGTGGTGCGCCGCCAACCCCGGCAAAAAATTTCCCGTCGCCGTGGCCCTTGGTGCAGACCCAGCGACAATATTGGGTGCGGTCACGCCGGTGCCTGACAACCTGTCCGAATACGCTTTTGCCGGCTTGTTGCGCGGCGATAAAACCCAAGTCATCAATTGCGCCACCAATGATTTACAAGTGCCAGCCAGCGCTGAAATTATTTTAGAGGGCACCATAGACCCGAGCGAACTAGCCGACGAAGGCCCTTACGGCGATCACACCGGTTACTACAACGAAGTTGATAAGTTCCCGGTATTTACCGTGGAGCATATGAGCTGGCGTAAAGACCCCATCTATCACTCCACCTACACCGGCCGACCACCGGATGAACCCTCCGTCTTAGGTGCGGCGCTGAATGAGGTTTTTGTACCTATTTTGCAAAAGCAGTTCCCAGAAATCGTCGATTTTTATTTACCGCCAGAAGGCTGCTCCTATCGACTGGCCGTGGTTACCATCAAGAAGCAATACCCTGGGCACGCCAAGCGCGTGATGATGGCCGTGTGGTCTTTTTTGCGCCAGTTTATGTACACCAAATTCGTCATTGTGACGGATGACGACGTTAATGCGCGCGATTGGAACGACGTTATTTGGGCCATCACCACGCGTATGGACCCAGCCAGAGATACCGTATTGGTGGAAAACACCCCCATCGATTATTTGGACTTTGCCTCGCCGGTTTCAGGTTTAGGCTCAAAGATGGGACTCGATGCCACCAACAAGTGGCCGGGCGAAACGGAGCGCGAGTGGGGCGAGCCTATCAAGCGCGATCCGGCTGTTGTTAAACACATCGATGAAATTTGGGATCAATTGGGTATCGTTTTAAATGATCAATAA